From a region of the Triticum aestivum cultivar Chinese Spring chromosome 7D, IWGSC CS RefSeq v2.1, whole genome shotgun sequence genome:
- the LOC123163739 gene encoding probable glutathione S-transferase GSTU6, with product MAGAQEQGLKLLGPGTGVSMYTIRVQMALRIKGLSYDYLPEDPWRKSELLLASNPVHKKLPVLIHAGRPVCESLIIVQYLDDAFAGNSTSILPTDPYSRAVARFWASYIDDKVCFLSFGLSLESRSCICWCCLLAAPLLPY from the coding sequence ATGGCAGGCGCTCAAGAGCAAGGGCTCAAGCTGCTGGGGCCGGGGACCGGGGTGAGCATGTACACCATCCGTGTCCAGATGGCGCTCCGCATCAAGGGCCTGAGCTACGACTACCTCCCCGAGGACCCATGGAGGAAGAGCGAGCTCCTCCTTGCGTCCAACCCCGTGCACAAGAAGCTGCCCGTCCTCATCCACGCCGGCAGGCCCGTCTGTGAGTCGCTCATCATTGTGCAGTACCTTGACGATGCCTTCGCCGGCAACAGCACCTCCATCCTCCCCACTGACCCCTACAGCCGCGCCGTCGCCCGCTTTTGGGCTTCCTACATCGACGACAAGGTTTGTTTCCTATCGTTTGGTTTGAGCTTGGAGAGTCGGAGTTGCATCTGTTGGTGCTGCCTCCTCGCAGCGCCTCTTCTTCCTTATTAG